One stretch of Pirellulales bacterium DNA includes these proteins:
- the rplU gene encoding 50S ribosomal protein L21, with amino-acid sequence MYAIISDGGRQYKVEEGQTLHLDYRSLSAGAEVKFDKVLAYSDGSKTTLGSPLVGGATVTGEVVGLAQGPKLVVQRFRRRKNSRRHNGHRQLHTTVKISKISVG; translated from the coding sequence ATGTACGCGATCATTTCCGACGGCGGACGACAATATAAGGTCGAAGAAGGCCAAACGCTTCATCTCGATTATCGCAGCCTGTCGGCCGGCGCCGAGGTAAAGTTCGACAAGGTGCTGGCTTATAGCGACGGGTCGAAAACGACGCTAGGCAGCCCGCTCGTGGGCGGGGCAACCGTCACCGGCGAAGTCGTCGGGCTGGCCCAGGGGCCGAAACTGGTCGTGCAACGCTTCCGTCGCCGCAAGAATTCCCGCCGCCACAACGGCCATCGCCAATTGCATACGACCGTGAAAATCTCAAAGATTTCAGTCGGCTAA